The genomic DNA AATTTAATGTAGGCAAATAAGTTGAGTACTTAATTAAAATATTATGATCATAACTTTAAATGAGGTGATAAGATACGGTTGATTCAAGATATTCTTAAACATTGATATTGTTAAGAAGGTAGGTGATATTATTTTATGGTCAATTTCACAACATACAGCAGAACAAAACACACCAGGAGGTAAAATGACATGGTATCAAAAAGAAAACATAGTATAAATGTTGGGGAATCATTTAAAAAAGATTGGCAGTTATATGTAATGTTAATACCTTTGTTTATATGGCTTGTATATTTTGCCTATAAACCACTTTACGGATTAATAATAGCATTCAAGGATTATAGTGTATTTAAGGGAATTGCAGATAGTAAATGGGTAGGGTTAGAAAATTTCAAATACCTTTTGACAGGACCTGGTTCTGTATATTTTTGGAGGGCATTTAAAAATACCATAGTCATAAGTCTATATAACATCATATTCGGATTTCCTATTCCAATTATATTAGCTATAATGTTCAATGAAATGAAGAATAAATTTTTTAGGAAATCAGTACAGACCATTGTTTATTTACCATATTTCTTTTCTGACGTAGTAATAGCAGGTATCATTATTTCAATATTATCTCCTAATATTGGTGTTATAAATAATATTCTTGTTAATCTAGGAATCATAAATGATGGTATATATTTTTTGGTAGAACCTAAATATTTTAGATCTATATTTGTCTTATCTGACATTTGGAAAGAGTCAGGATTTAATTCGATAATCTATTTTGCAGCATTATCTGGAATATCACCAATTTTATATGAGGCTGCCAGAATGGATGGGGCTTCAAAATTTCAGCAAATCAAGAATATAACCATACCAGGCATTATGCCAACAATCATTATCATGTTCATACTAAGAGTAGGTAAATTATTGAATATCGGATATGAAAGGATTTTATTACTTTATACTCCTCAGACTTATGAGAAAGCAGATATAATCAGTACATATATTTATAGGTTAGGTTTAAAAGAAAACGGTATGATGGATGTCGCAACCGCTACAGGACTTTTCAATTCGATAATAGCATTTATACTTGTGTATGTGACTAACAGGATTACTAGAAAATTATCAGATACTGGGTTATGGTAAGGGGTGACATGATGAAAAAACATTCTAGTAACAGCGATAAAATATTAAATATATTTAATCATATCATATTAATTATAATATCAATATGCACGTTATATCCGACAATCTTTGTTCTAGCATCATCATTTAGCAGTGGAAGTGCTGTTGCAAGGGGTGCTGTATATTTATGGCCTGTTGAATTTACTGTTGAAGCTTACAAAGTGATATTGTCAGATATTGAATTTTGGATGTCTTACGGAAATACATTGTTTTACATGTTGTTCGGAACATTATTCAGTATGTTCATATCAATATTGGCAGCTTATGCATTGTCCAAGAAAAGGTTGCGTTTCAGGAAGTTATTTAACTTTATGGTAGCATTCACTATATGGTTTGATCCAGGTATTATTCCAAAATATATGAATTTCAAGGAGTTAGGATTTGAGAATAATAGAATAGGTATTATAGTAGGTTTTGGTGTCCTGGCTTTCAACATAATAATACTTAGAAATTATTTTGAAGGGGTCCCTAAATCATTAGAAGAATCAGCATATATAGACGGTGCTAATGATTTCAAGATTCTATATAAGATTTATATGCCTCTGTCTAAAGCGTCAATAGCTACAGTGACATTGTTTTATGCTATCAGTAGATGGAATGGTTATTTTTGGACTATGATATTGATAAAAGATCTTGACAAAATGCCACTCCAAGTATATTTGAGAAGAATAATTGTTGAACGGGATGCGTTGATGCTTGATTCTGGAATACTTGCAAATGCAGTATATTCACCAGATACCATCATTTTTGCAACTATAATCGCATCATTAGTGCCTATCATAATAATCTATCCTTTCATACAGAAGTATTTCGAGAAAGGAATCATGCTAGGCGGAGTGAAAGAATAAAAAATAATACATATTATAGACTAGTGTAATCAGGAGGAGAATATAATGAAAAAGATTTTATCTATAGTATTGATAGCTTCAATTATTATGACATTTACAGGTTGTGGTAAAAAAGATGATAGCAAGAGTTCCAGTAATAGTGGTACATCAAACAATATAGTATATGATGGGGAGTTCGGAAAAATAGTTGATGAACCAGTTGATCTGAGGATACATCTATCACAAGAAGATAAAGATGTCCTAACATCAGATATGCCTATTGTCAAGTATCTGTCAGAAGCTACAGGAATCAATATCATTGGTTCAGCTAATCCTGGAGCGGGAGATAGTGCAGGTGCATTCAATCTTCAAGCAGCAGATGGATTTCCTGATGATATCTATGCAGGTAATGAATTAGGAAGTATGTTCATGCAGTTCGGTTCAGAAGGTGCATTTGTACCTATAAATGAATATCTTGACAAAATGCCTAATTTCTCGGCTTTCCTGGAAAGTGATTTAAGAGTTAAAGCATCAATTACTGCACCCGATGGAAATATATATTATATACCATATATGCAACCGGATATGACAGCATCAAAAGCTTATTTTATCCGAAAAGACTGGTTGGATAAATATGAACTGAAAACACCATCAACAGTTACGGAATTAGAAGAGACATTGTTGGACATCATTGATTCAGATCCTAATGGTAACGGTCAGGAAGATGAATTTGGATTTTTTGCCAGGAAACCAGAAGAAATAGTTAGATTAGCTAATCTCTTTGGAGCAAGAGTGTATGGTAATGATAATGATAGTGAAAGATATATACCTACTGAAGATGGTAAGCTATATCATGCATGGCTTCAGCCAGAATTCAAAGATGCCATTAAAAATGTATCAAGATGGTATGACCTAGGTATCATAGATAATGAATACATAACTAACCCAGAGAGCAGAAGAGACCATTACTTGTTAAACAATCTTGGTGCAATGACATATGATTGGATAGCGTCGACAAGTGGTTACAATGAAAGAAAAAATGTAGTTGAAGGTTTTGAATTTATACCTATGGCTCCACCAGAGAACAGTAATGGAAAAAAAGTCAATGAGCATGTGAGACCTATAATAACCAGCAGTGGATGGGCAATATCATCAAAATGCAAGAATATTGATGTTGCCATAGCACTATTTGATACTATGTTTACTGAGTATGGACGAACAATTGCCAATTTTGGAGTTGAAGGTGAGCAATGGGAATATGTAGATGATGTACCAACATTTATGGATGATGTACTCAATAATGATGAAGGAAAACCAGTTAATCTCTACTTAAGAGATAATGTAGGTGCTCAGTTGTTTATGGGATTTAAACAAGATTACGAATATGAACGTCAATGGACAAGCGATTGGGGACTCAAGGGTATAGAAATCTATGGAACTGGTGAATATGATGTGCCTACATTGCCAGCATTAGTATTCACAAATGAAGAATTTGATATATTGAATAAATATCTAACTAACATAAATTCATTTATAGATGAATCAGTACATAGCTGGATAATAAGACCTTATGAAGAACTTACTAATGAGGTGTGGGATGAATATTTGAGTCAAGTTGAGAAATTGGGTATAGAACAAGTAACTAAAGCATATCAAGATGCTTATTCAAGATACATTGAAATTATGAAATAAGCTATTTGATAGGGAATACGGTAGTTTATTACCTATTCCCTATTAATCATAGAAATCTCAATTATGAAGAAGTGAAAAATGAAAGGAGAAATTATTATTAGTGAATTAGTGATTAAAAACGTTAAAGTAATAGGTTGTAACCCTAATGGGAAAAATCTGCTGACTGTTAAAATTGAGACATCAGATCCCAGTATATATGGATTAGGATGTGCAACTTTACATCAAAGATATTTAGCTGTAAAAGTTGTGATTGAAGAATATTTGAAACCGTTTCTAATTGGAAAAGATCCTAGAAATATAGAAGATATATGGCATTCATCATATATAAGTGGATATTGGAGAAGTGGTCCTGTCCTAAATAATGCTTTATCAGGTGTTGATATGGCTTTGTGGGATATTAAGGGTAAAATGGCAGATATGCCTTTATACCAGATGTTTGGAGGTAAAACAAGAGCAGCAATCTCTGCATATGTACATGCTAAAGGGAATTCGTTGGAAGAGGTAGAAAAGAATATAAGGAAATTCATTAGTCAGGGATATAAATATATAAGATGTCAAATTGGTGAATATGGCGGAGATTTTCACAATACCAAAACACCAGATAATCTACCGAAAGGGGTATATTTTGATCCAGAGGATTACATGAATAGTACAATCGAATTATTGGAATATCTGAAAAACAATATAGAAGATAAAGTTTATTTTCTTCATGATGTTCATGAAAGACTAGATCCAGTAAGAGCCATAAGATTTGCTAAAGAACTGGAAAAATATAATTTATTCTACTTAGAGGATATATTGCCACCAGAAAATCAAGAGTGGTTGAAAATGTTAAGAAATCAAACAGCGATACCTATAGCAATGGGAGAATTATATAGTAATACTATTGAGTGGAAAAGTGTCATATCAGAAAGACTTATTGATTATATTCGTATACATATAAGTGATATAGGAGGGATAACACCAGCTAAAAAAATAGCTGCTGTTTCTGAAGCCTATGGAATCAAGACTGCATGGCATGGACCACCAGATTTAACACCTATAGGAATGGCTGCTAATATACATTTGGATATTTCATCAATCAATGCAGGTATCCAAGAATATTGTGCCATAAATGAAACTATGCGTGAAATATTTATTGGAGCTCCTGAGCCAGTTGAGGGATATTTCTATCCAATTGATAGGCCGGGTATCGGTGTAGATATAGATGAAGAAAAAGCTATGGAGTATCCTTGCGTCAATGAACTTCCTGAATGGACTAATGCCAGATTACCTGACGGGACATCAGTTAAACCTTAATAATATATTTGAAAGGAGTATTTAATGAAATTATCGTTTAGATGGTTTGGCGATAACGACCCTGTGAAATTATCATATATTCGCCAAATACCAATGGTTTCAACAATAGTTACAGATGTAAAAGCTGAAGAAGTTGGAGGAATAATACCAGCAAGTAAGATAAAAGATTATAAAGGGAAAATTAATAGGCCTGGATTGAAATTCGAAGTTTTCGAGAGTTTGCCAGTTCACTATAGCATTAAATTAGGTTTAGCCAGTAGAGATAAATATATAGATAATTATAAGAAAAATATCAGGATGTTAGGTGCAATGGGTATAAAGGTTATAGCATATAATTTTAGACCTATTTTTAGATGGGCCAGAACTGATATTAATAAAGAATTACTGGATAAATCAACAGTATCAGTTTATGATAAAGCAGATGAAGAAAAAATAAATCCTTTTACTAATTGTACAGATACCTCTCAGTGGCATAAAAAACATTCAAGATATATTTATGAACGTCAGCTTACCACAGATTTAACGTTTGATGGGTATTATACAAAAGAATCTACTAGTAGACTTAGAAAGTTAAGACAACAATATCAAGATATTGGTAAAGAAGGATTATGGAAAAATCTGCAATATTTTCTCAATGAAATAATACCAGTTGCTGAAAGTTGTGATGTAAAGATGGCAATACATCCTGATGATCCACCTTGGGATATTTTTGGTGTTCCAAGACTGATTACTGATGAAACATCATTAGATAGGCTCCTTGATTGTTATGATAGTCCTCATAATTGTATAACACTTTGCAGTGGTACACTTGCTAGTATACAAGATACCAATATCATTAATTTGGCAGACAAATACTCTAGAATGGATAGAATAGCATTTGCTCATATCAGGAATGTAAAATGTGGTTCTGATTCAGTAGAAGAATGTGCTCACTATAGTGGATATGGATCTATAGATATGGTTAAATTATTGGATGCATTATATAAGAATAATTATGACGGATATATTCGTTCCGATCATGGTAGAATGATCTGGGGTGAAGAAGGTAAGCCTGGAAATGGAATCTATGATAGAGCTTTAGGGGCACAATACATATTAGGAATATGGGAATGTCTAGAGAATACGAAGACAAAAAGTGTATAAAGTGGTAGAATGGTATATGTTGCCATATTAGTATAGTATTGATGTTAAGGAGAATCAAATGGATAATATATTTTTTACAATTAATGGAGTAGTTCCTATTTTTCTTGTGATAATTATAGGATATATTTTGAAACGGTTCAAATTCATTAATGACGAATTTGTAAAGAAATCTACAAGGATAGTATTTAAAGTCAGTTTGCCTTGTATGATATTCCAGAGCGTTAGGGGAGTTGATACTAAAGAGTTGTTCAGTACAGAAATAGTTAATTTGATTTTATTTCTGGTAATAACTAATTTAATTCTTTTTATACTATCAAGTATATTAGCTAAGAAAATAGTTGTTGAAAAAATATCAAGAGGTCCTTTTGTGCAAGGTATAGTAAGAACCAATTTCGTAATTATAGGTTATCCACTAATTCTCAATTTATTTGGTGAGATAGCTTTTGCAAAAGCTGCTTTACTGACAGCATTCATGATACCCATGTATAATATAATGGCAGTTATTGCACTTACAGTTTTTTTACCCAAAAAGGAGTCACAGAATAATATTAAATCAACATTGGTTAATTTAGCCAAGAATCCTCTTATCATTGCCATTGTCATAGGGTTGATATTTGCTTATGTACATATAGAGATACCAAAATTTATAGATAATACTATTGAATATGTTTCACAATTGTCTTTACCGTTATCATTAATATGTATAGGTGCATTTTTCAGTCTTGATAAAGTCAAAAAGAGCTTGAATTACGCTTTAGTAGTTACATTCATGAAGGTTGTAGTTAATCCCATAATTATTGTATTCATAGCTTATCTCATAGGCTTTAGAGGAGATAATTTAGGAATCATTTTGGTTTCTTTTGCCAGCCCTACAGCTATAAGTAGTTTTGCTATGTCAGATGCAATGGATAATGATAGTCAGTTGGCAGCAGCTATAATCATACTAACTACAGCATTTTCAATAATTAGTTTAATTATAGGAAGTAATGTACTTGTTAGTATAGGATAATGATATATATAAAAGCAGACATGTAATTTTGTCTGCTTATACATGAGCAATTATGTTCTACTTGAATTTTTATTAAAAACAGCTATAATATAAGTTAAATTATGTCTTCTTCTTAGCTTTTGACTTATTAAAGTTAAGATAGTTAAAGAGATAAGAACAAAAAATAGTTAAAAGCTATATTTTAGTGTAATATATTAAAAATCAAGGAGATTGATATGGGAAAAAGTAGAGCAGCAACAAGAACGATAAATATATTAGAATTAGTAGCAAGCAAGTCTAAAGGAATTACATTATCTGAAATTGCTACCCAACTTGATATACCTGTTACTAGTGTAAACGATATATTAAAGGCATTACTTGACCAAGAAATGATTGAAATTATTGATGAAAGAAGTAAAGTATATGGTATAGGTATCAAAGCCTTTTATATCGGTAATGCATTCATACAGAATACAACTCTCATCGATAAAGCTAAATCTGTTGTTGAAGACTTAGGTAATATTCTTAATAAAACTGTTTTTTTAGGTAAAGAAGTACATCATAAGATAACATACATATATAAATACGAACCTAAAAATCTCCTAATAGCAACTTGTCCTATAGGTAGTCGTACTAGTTTACATTGTACTGCTTTGGGTAAATGTATATTGGCTCATAATGATGAGTTACTTGAAAGTATATCCAAAACACCACTGTTAAGGAAAACAAAATATACTATCACAGATTATAATGAGTTATATAAGGAAATCCAAAATGTTAAGATTAAAGGATATGCAGTAGATGATCGTGAACAAAACGAATATTTACTTTGTATCGGAGCTCCTATTTTTGATAGTAACAATAGTGTTATTGCCGCATTAAGTATTAGTGGATTATATAATGACAATACTAATGTTCAGCAAGAAGCCGAAATTTTAATGGAAAAAGCAGCTATAATATCAACAAAAATGGGTTACGTAGATAATAATTAAAAAAAGAATAAGATAAAAAGAAATATATTAATATTGCCGTAAGAATTTTGTATATACGTTATATACCCTTGATTCTTGCGGTGAATTTTTGCCTAAAAGCTTATACATAATTGATATTCTAATTATATTCTTAGTGAAAATATATATATTTATTCCGTCATATATTCAAGAAAGTCACATATAATAAATAATAATTTATAAAAAAGGCTAGACAAACATGGTAGAATTTGCTATAATACTTTTAACGTATTAATTACGTATATGCGTAATAGGTGCGAATGGTGGTAACCTATTTACATTAAAAAGTGATTAATATATTTATTGGATGGATTTAATAAATAAAAAAGAGATTTATTATAATTTAAAAAATATTTTTTTTGAGAATATAATCGTAACCAATACGTATATACGAAATACTCTACTATATAAATGAATCTATAATAATCAAGAAAATAATAAAATACTGGAGTGGAAGTAATGGACAGATATATTTTTATAAACAACAGTATAGAAAATCTAAGAAAAGAAATTAAAACAACTAAAGCAGATTTTTTTAAGCGTTTATATGAGCAATGTAGATTATATGCTAACGCGCAACTACCTGAGGAACATCCGAAAGCCAGTACAACATATATGGGGATGGGTTGTGCTAATTTATCACTGGCATATCTACTTACAAAGCAACAACATTATCTTGATGAAGCAAGAAGATGGATATTTACATGTGTTAACTACCCTCATTGGGGAAATGCTCATCTTGTAGATGTTGACCTATCTGCGGCTTGGATATTGTTTGGACTTGGACTTTCTTATGATTGGTTGAAAGATGATCTGGAAGTTGAAGAAAGAAAAAAACTTAGAGAAAAAATAATTCTTCAAGCTGAGATAATGTATAAATTTAAAGTTGAGACAGAAGGCGAAGGATGGTCTACTAATTACTTCCAAAATCATAACTGGATTAACTTAACAGGTCTTGCGACTGCCGGATATGCTCTTGCTGATGAATATCCAAGAGCTCAGAAATGGATTGATTCGGCTAAAGAAAATTTCGATTTCGTATATAGTGTCTTGGCAAATGATGGTAGTGACTATGAAGGTGTTGTGTATTGGAGATATGGTGCTATGTGGCTATTTATCTATGCTCACTTATTAAAAGAAAGAGAAGGAATAGATTATTTTAGAAAGTGTGATTTTCTAAAAAATACATTTTACTATAGATTATATCAGGCCGCACCAAATCTAGAAGAACAAATTAATTTTGGAGACTGTCATGATAGACGAAGCGGTCATTCGACAGCAATATATTACAAGGTAGCAGCAGAATACAATAATGGACATGCACAAAAACTTGCAAATCTGGTCAGAGAAAAATTCTTATATAGAGAAGCAAGTGAATCCCAAGTAAAACCGGGTATATTGCCAGAATGTTTATTTGAATTATTGTTCTATGATCCAAAAGTGGAGGAGAAGGATTTTGATGATCTTGATCTTGTAAGATATTTTGAAGATCTGGGATTAGTTGTCATCAGAAGTTCATGGAGCGAAGATGCAACTCATTTTTCTTTTAAGACAAGTTATCCGGGAGGAAAAACTCAATGGGATAATCTTTGGAAATTGAAGGAAGAAAAAAATTATAATTGTTTTGGTTTGTCTCATCAACATCCTGATAATAACTCTTTCATACTGAATTCCAATAATACATTCTTAACCATAGATGATGGATATAACAGAACAGTTAAAGCTTCAGATCATAATGTCGTCATTGTTGATGGTAAAGGATATGAAGATGAAAATCAAAATAATATATGGAAAAATTACACCAAAGATATGGTCGGAGAAATTGAGACATTCAGAAATGAAGAACACTATGTATATGTAGTCGGTGAGACATCTAGGATGTATAAAAAAGAATTAAAGCTAAGAAGATTCGCGAGACATGTACTTCATACCAAGAATTCATATTTCATCGTAATGGATGAATTGATGAGTGATGATCCTCACAAATATACATTTGTACTGCATTCAGATGTGTTCCCTCAGGTCCAACAAAATGGGGAGTTCTTGTATGAAAATGGACCAGCACAGATGAAAGTGATAAATGTTTCTCCAGTAGAGACGGAGTACGAATTGTTAGAAAATAATGTACGCGCGATTATGACTACTCAGCAACCTGATAAATTCAGAGAATGTAGAATGAAGACTTTACATATTTCCAATAAATCCAAACAGAAGGATTTATGTTTCTTGAATGTAATTATGCCAAGTAAAGCAGATGACAATTCATTAGTTGTAGAGAAGATAAATACTGAGGATTGCTTCGGTGTAGAAATAATAGACAAAGATTCTTCAGAGATTTTGCTATATTCATATGATGATAAAGTTAAATATAAAAACAATACATATGATTCGAAGGGCGTTCTGTTGAAGTTGCAGAATAATATAGTGCAGAAGGTCATTAAGTTATGATTGATAGTATTGAAAAATATCGTTTGTTTGACTTGATTTTATTGTCTGTCATAGC from Vallitalea longa includes the following:
- a CDS encoding extracellular solute-binding protein — its product is MKKILSIVLIASIIMTFTGCGKKDDSKSSSNSGTSNNIVYDGEFGKIVDEPVDLRIHLSQEDKDVLTSDMPIVKYLSEATGINIIGSANPGAGDSAGAFNLQAADGFPDDIYAGNELGSMFMQFGSEGAFVPINEYLDKMPNFSAFLESDLRVKASITAPDGNIYYIPYMQPDMTASKAYFIRKDWLDKYELKTPSTVTELEETLLDIIDSDPNGNGQEDEFGFFARKPEEIVRLANLFGARVYGNDNDSERYIPTEDGKLYHAWLQPEFKDAIKNVSRWYDLGIIDNEYITNPESRRDHYLLNNLGAMTYDWIASTSGYNERKNVVEGFEFIPMAPPENSNGKKVNEHVRPIITSSGWAISSKCKNIDVAIALFDTMFTEYGRTIANFGVEGEQWEYVDDVPTFMDDVLNNDEGKPVNLYLRDNVGAQLFMGFKQDYEYERQWTSDWGLKGIEIYGTGEYDVPTLPALVFTNEEFDILNKYLTNINSFIDESVHSWIIRPYEELTNEVWDEYLSQVEKLGIEQVTKAYQDAYSRYIEIMK
- a CDS encoding AEC family transporter, with translation MDNIFFTINGVVPIFLVIIIGYILKRFKFINDEFVKKSTRIVFKVSLPCMIFQSVRGVDTKELFSTEIVNLILFLVITNLILFILSSILAKKIVVEKISRGPFVQGIVRTNFVIIGYPLILNLFGEIAFAKAALLTAFMIPMYNIMAVIALTVFLPKKESQNNIKSTLVNLAKNPLIIAIVIGLIFAYVHIEIPKFIDNTIEYVSQLSLPLSLICIGAFFSLDKVKKSLNYALVVTFMKVVVNPIIIVFIAYLIGFRGDNLGIILVSFASPTAISSFAMSDAMDNDSQLAAAIIILTTAFSIISLIIGSNVLVSIG
- a CDS encoding enolase C-terminal domain-like protein; translated protein: MKGEIIISELVIKNVKVIGCNPNGKNLLTVKIETSDPSIYGLGCATLHQRYLAVKVVIEEYLKPFLIGKDPRNIEDIWHSSYISGYWRSGPVLNNALSGVDMALWDIKGKMADMPLYQMFGGKTRAAISAYVHAKGNSLEEVEKNIRKFISQGYKYIRCQIGEYGGDFHNTKTPDNLPKGVYFDPEDYMNSTIELLEYLKNNIEDKVYFLHDVHERLDPVRAIRFAKELEKYNLFYLEDILPPENQEWLKMLRNQTAIPIAMGELYSNTIEWKSVISERLIDYIRIHISDIGGITPAKKIAAVSEAYGIKTAWHGPPDLTPIGMAANIHLDISSINAGIQEYCAINETMREIFIGAPEPVEGYFYPIDRPGIGVDIDEEKAMEYPCVNELPEWTNARLPDGTSVKP
- a CDS encoding ABC transporter permease, with product MVSKRKHSINVGESFKKDWQLYVMLIPLFIWLVYFAYKPLYGLIIAFKDYSVFKGIADSKWVGLENFKYLLTGPGSVYFWRAFKNTIVISLYNIIFGFPIPIILAIMFNEMKNKFFRKSVQTIVYLPYFFSDVVIAGIIISILSPNIGVINNILVNLGIINDGIYFLVEPKYFRSIFVLSDIWKESGFNSIIYFAALSGISPILYEAARMDGASKFQQIKNITIPGIMPTIIIMFILRVGKLLNIGYERILLLYTPQTYEKADIISTYIYRLGLKENGMMDVATATGLFNSIIAFILVYVTNRITRKLSDTGLW
- the uxuA gene encoding mannonate dehydratase, whose protein sequence is MKLSFRWFGDNDPVKLSYIRQIPMVSTIVTDVKAEEVGGIIPASKIKDYKGKINRPGLKFEVFESLPVHYSIKLGLASRDKYIDNYKKNIRMLGAMGIKVIAYNFRPIFRWARTDINKELLDKSTVSVYDKADEEKINPFTNCTDTSQWHKKHSRYIYERQLTTDLTFDGYYTKESTSRLRKLRQQYQDIGKEGLWKNLQYFLNEIIPVAESCDVKMAIHPDDPPWDIFGVPRLITDETSLDRLLDCYDSPHNCITLCSGTLASIQDTNIINLADKYSRMDRIAFAHIRNVKCGSDSVEECAHYSGYGSIDMVKLLDALYKNNYDGYIRSDHGRMIWGEEGKPGNGIYDRALGAQYILGIWECLENTKTKSV
- a CDS encoding carbohydrate ABC transporter permease, which encodes MKKHSSNSDKILNIFNHIILIIISICTLYPTIFVLASSFSSGSAVARGAVYLWPVEFTVEAYKVILSDIEFWMSYGNTLFYMLFGTLFSMFISILAAYALSKKRLRFRKLFNFMVAFTIWFDPGIIPKYMNFKELGFENNRIGIIVGFGVLAFNIIILRNYFEGVPKSLEESAYIDGANDFKILYKIYMPLSKASIATVTLFYAISRWNGYFWTMILIKDLDKMPLQVYLRRIIVERDALMLDSGILANAVYSPDTIIFATIIASLVPIIIIYPFIQKYFEKGIMLGGVKE
- a CDS encoding IclR family transcriptional regulator, which gives rise to MGKSRAATRTINILELVASKSKGITLSEIATQLDIPVTSVNDILKALLDQEMIEIIDERSKVYGIGIKAFYIGNAFIQNTTLIDKAKSVVEDLGNILNKTVFLGKEVHHKITYIYKYEPKNLLIATCPIGSRTSLHCTALGKCILAHNDELLESISKTPLLRKTKYTITDYNELYKEIQNVKIKGYAVDDREQNEYLLCIGAPIFDSNNSVIAALSISGLYNDNTNVQQEAEILMEKAAIISTKMGYVDNN
- a CDS encoding DUF4962 domain-containing protein; this translates as MDRYIFINNSIENLRKEIKTTKADFFKRLYEQCRLYANAQLPEEHPKASTTYMGMGCANLSLAYLLTKQQHYLDEARRWIFTCVNYPHWGNAHLVDVDLSAAWILFGLGLSYDWLKDDLEVEERKKLREKIILQAEIMYKFKVETEGEGWSTNYFQNHNWINLTGLATAGYALADEYPRAQKWIDSAKENFDFVYSVLANDGSDYEGVVYWRYGAMWLFIYAHLLKEREGIDYFRKCDFLKNTFYYRLYQAAPNLEEQINFGDCHDRRSGHSTAIYYKVAAEYNNGHAQKLANLVREKFLYREASESQVKPGILPECLFELLFYDPKVEEKDFDDLDLVRYFEDLGLVVIRSSWSEDATHFSFKTSYPGGKTQWDNLWKLKEEKNYNCFGLSHQHPDNNSFILNSNNTFLTIDDGYNRTVKASDHNVVIVDGKGYEDENQNNIWKNYTKDMVGEIETFRNEEHYVYVVGETSRMYKKELKLRRFARHVLHTKNSYFIVMDELMSDDPHKYTFVLHSDVFPQVQQNGEFLYENGPAQMKVINVSPVETEYELLENNVRAIMTTQQPDKFRECRMKTLHISNKSKQKDLCFLNVIMPSKADDNSLVVEKINTEDCFGVEIIDKDSSEILLYSYDDKVKYKNNTYDSKGVLLKLQNNIVQKVIKL